One region of Chlorobiota bacterium genomic DNA includes:
- a CDS encoding TonB-dependent receptor: protein MKHTSLPLRTLIKRLPLLTSAIAALAATAAVAEDIEVAISDGTTRQPVAGIVVTLQNPAIGFRDTATTNEQGKVRFFGLTTSGAYSIATDDSEAYLPGRVTNIVLRSNAPRSINLVLIPKRTAESRTITVIGKGEAELNSINAEVSSTITTRQIEDLPVEGRDLTRVLFRLPNVTQATGFFTEAPNVSINGVNGLYANYLVDGMDNNENFLGGQKFAMPSGFAQSVTVLANNYSTEFGRTGSGIFNITTRSGSNDLSGEVFYLVRPGPSIDAGNPYAQRDLSGNQVKDGFQRHQAGVAVGGAIVPDRTFFYANFEQTIDLKDNLLSVPQLNISETVRGTNNFSFASLKVNHFWSERFSSSLRANVGLVGIERQGGGLEGGIGFPSSANTQDRNSVLIGTQNIYTGENFTYEGNLQFSRFRWNYANPANPTSPQVFVLDSSGNNALAVLGHPGYVFDDVENTINLQQKISLTTGNHRLKFGVDLLSADFALTGGGNPNGNYTVQLNGQQQRDLAARQLGAGLGINDIPSNVAVLNYSIELQPKSFGERQNIISVYAEDLFSVSSNLNLTIGLRYDYDNLSVGGSDAGDLDNIAPRLSFNYKLDEQSVIRGGYGLFYDKILYAIYSDALQQNSTSAGYRQQLQQLIDRGLLPSDTDLDKITYDGNVTADISSGVTYLQGPSSESQQGARALATSNERRILNPNGYQNPMTHQVSLGYQYQLNDNTLFYADLMYTKSSNLPRLYNLNAPALHPIDPQNVVVRSTSAADSTRPIAVVPGGAKNIVMTEMEGKGEYMAASLNVVKEKGADDYGYRLSYTLSRSYNNTEDINFKAQDGNNFEAEWGPSVNDRTHVISGIFYYYPIADLGVSVAALLQSGQPINRVADGTKFGTTDLNGDGTSYGDQYVANVDRTPGVERNADRLPWSKTVDLGIQYSIPVSNAMKVEVRADIFNAFNIVNLSGYANNATQSNQIQVGNVGDPVVQRNIAPLRQFQFGARLLF from the coding sequence ATGAAGCATACTTCACTACCGTTACGCACGCTTATCAAGCGTTTGCCATTACTCACTTCGGCAATTGCCGCGCTGGCAGCCACGGCTGCGGTGGCGGAGGATATCGAGGTCGCGATCAGCGACGGAACCACACGCCAGCCGGTTGCTGGAATCGTGGTGACGTTGCAGAACCCCGCGATTGGATTCCGCGACACCGCCACCACCAACGAACAAGGGAAAGTCCGATTCTTCGGGCTGACAACATCGGGCGCGTACTCCATCGCCACCGATGACTCCGAGGCATACCTTCCGGGGCGTGTCACCAACATTGTGCTGCGGTCGAACGCACCGCGCAGCATCAACCTGGTGCTGATTCCGAAACGGACAGCGGAGTCGCGCACGATTACCGTGATCGGCAAAGGAGAAGCGGAGTTGAACAGCATCAACGCCGAGGTCTCCTCCACCATCACCACTCGCCAGATTGAAGATTTACCGGTGGAAGGGCGCGACCTGACGCGCGTGCTGTTCCGCCTGCCGAACGTCACCCAAGCCACCGGCTTTTTCACCGAGGCCCCGAACGTCAGCATCAACGGCGTGAACGGCCTGTACGCCAACTACTTGGTGGACGGGATGGACAACAACGAGAACTTCTTGGGGGGGCAGAAATTTGCCATGCCCAGCGGCTTCGCGCAAAGCGTCACGGTGCTGGCCAACAACTACTCCACCGAGTTTGGCAGAACCGGAAGCGGCATCTTCAACATCACCACGCGCTCCGGAAGCAACGACCTTTCGGGTGAGGTCTTCTACCTTGTCCGCCCGGGACCTTCGATTGATGCCGGCAATCCCTACGCCCAGCGTGACCTTTCCGGGAACCAAGTGAAAGATGGATTCCAACGCCACCAAGCCGGGGTTGCCGTTGGCGGCGCAATCGTTCCCGACCGCACTTTCTTCTACGCCAATTTTGAGCAGACGATTGACCTGAAGGACAACCTTCTTTCGGTCCCCCAGCTGAACATCAGCGAAACGGTGCGCGGGACCAACAACTTCAGCTTTGCCTCGCTGAAAGTGAATCATTTCTGGAGCGAGCGGTTCAGCTCATCGCTGCGGGCAAATGTTGGGTTGGTGGGGATCGAACGGCAAGGGGGCGGGTTGGAAGGGGGGATCGGTTTCCCGTCATCGGCCAACACCCAGGACCGGAATTCCGTGCTGATTGGGACGCAGAATATCTACACCGGCGAGAACTTCACCTACGAAGGGAACCTGCAGTTCAGCCGGTTCCGCTGGAACTACGCCAACCCGGCAAACCCCACAAGCCCGCAAGTCTTTGTGCTTGATTCCAGCGGGAACAACGCGCTGGCAGTGCTTGGGCATCCAGGCTACGTTTTTGATGATGTTGAGAACACCATCAATCTTCAGCAGAAGATCAGCCTGACCACGGGGAACCACCGGCTGAAGTTCGGCGTGGATCTGCTTTCGGCAGATTTTGCCTTGACCGGCGGCGGCAACCCGAACGGGAACTACACGGTGCAGCTAAACGGCCAACAGCAGCGCGACCTTGCCGCACGGCAGCTTGGCGCGGGCCTGGGGATCAACGACATTCCTTCCAACGTTGCTGTGCTGAATTACAGCATCGAGTTGCAGCCAAAATCGTTCGGCGAACGGCAGAATATCATCAGCGTGTATGCCGAGGACCTCTTCTCGGTCAGCAGCAATCTGAACCTCACAATCGGCCTGCGCTACGACTACGACAACCTGTCGGTTGGCGGAAGCGATGCGGGCGACCTTGACAACATTGCCCCACGGCTTAGCTTCAACTACAAGCTGGATGAGCAAAGCGTTATCCGGGGCGGGTACGGGCTGTTCTACGACAAGATTTTGTACGCCATTTACAGCGACGCACTGCAGCAGAACTCCACCTCGGCAGGGTATCGCCAGCAGCTTCAGCAGTTGATTGACCGCGGGCTGCTGCCATCCGATACTGACCTTGATAAGATCACCTACGACGGCAACGTCACTGCCGACATATCAAGCGGCGTGACCTATCTGCAAGGGCCGTCGTCCGAGTCGCAACAAGGCGCGCGTGCGCTTGCCACCAGCAACGAGCGGCGCATCCTGAACCCGAACGGATACCAGAACCCGATGACCCATCAAGTCTCGCTGGGCTACCAATATCAGCTGAACGATAACACCCTGTTTTACGCGGACCTGATGTACACCAAGTCGAGCAATCTTCCCCGGCTGTACAACCTGAACGCGCCGGCCTTACACCCGATTGACCCGCAAAACGTGGTGGTGCGCAGCACCTCGGCTGCCGACTCCACCCGCCCAATCGCGGTGGTTCCAGGCGGGGCAAAAAACATTGTGATGACGGAAATGGAGGGGAAAGGGGAGTACATGGCGGCATCGCTGAACGTGGTGAAAGAGAAAGGGGCCGACGACTACGGCTACCGCCTAAGCTACACCCTGTCGCGGTCCTACAACAACACCGAGGACATCAACTTCAAGGCGCAGGATGGGAATAATTTCGAGGCAGAGTGGGGGCCATCGGTGAACGACCGCACCCATGTTATCAGCGGCATTTTCTACTACTACCCCATTGCCGATCTGGGCGTTTCCGTTGCCGCGCTGCTGCAAAGCGGGCAGCCGATAAACCGCGTTGCCGACGGCACCAAATTTGGGACCACCGATCTGAACGGCGACGGAACCAGCTACGGCGACCAGTATGTGGCAAACGTGGACCGCACCCCAGGCGTGGAGCGGAATGCCGACCGGCTCCCCTGGTCCAAAACGGTTGATCTGGGAATTCAGTACAGCATCCCGGTCAGCAATGCCATGAAGGTGGAGGTCCGTGCCGACATCTTCAACGCCTTCAACATTGTGAACCTGAGCGGCTACGCCAACAACGCCACGCAAAGCAACCAGATTCAAGTGGGGAACGTTGGCGACCCGGTGGTGCAGCGGAACATTGCTCCGCTTCGCCAATTCCAGTTCGGCGCTCGGCTCCTTTTTTAA
- a CDS encoding DUF2064 domain-containing protein produces MNTRRAIILFLRDEREEGLLKPLPLGCVAGGYRQLNRTITERLLTSAGPATDLVVVGSTPVKGLTALPQKGSNFSERITNAFRDTFALGYQQAVMVGNDCPTIAPNEIAAAFATLDQGFAVSAAPARDGGAYIIGLAAGRVNFTEFAALPWQTEALFAGLLQLPEAVSVGPVRADFDTWRTAAARRALRQFIGFTSGVLTPSPIQPYSRSPHSTWMALARPHLPAPPSHRR; encoded by the coding sequence ATGAACACACGCCGCGCAATTATTCTCTTCCTTCGGGACGAGCGGGAAGAAGGGCTGCTGAAGCCGCTTCCGCTGGGGTGTGTTGCGGGGGGATATCGGCAGCTTAACAGAACCATCACCGAGCGGCTGCTTACAAGTGCGGGGCCGGCTACCGATCTGGTTGTGGTTGGGTCCACGCCCGTCAAAGGGCTGACGGCACTGCCGCAGAAAGGGAGCAATTTTAGCGAGCGGATTACCAACGCCTTCCGCGACACGTTTGCGCTGGGATACCAGCAGGCGGTGATGGTTGGCAACGATTGCCCAACAATCGCCCCAAACGAAATTGCCGCCGCCTTTGCCACGCTCGATCAAGGGTTTGCGGTTTCCGCTGCCCCCGCACGCGATGGCGGAGCCTACATCATCGGCCTTGCCGCTGGCCGTGTCAACTTCACGGAGTTTGCTGCGCTGCCGTGGCAAACCGAAGCCCTGTTTGCCGGGCTGCTGCAACTCCCCGAAGCGGTTTCGGTTGGTCCGGTCCGCGCTGATTTCGACACGTGGCGCACCGCTGCGGCCCGGCGCGCACTCCGCCAGTTCATCGGCTTCACCAGCGGGGTGCTGACCCCTTCCCCAATTCAGCCGTACTCACGTTCCCCCCACTCCACGTGGATGGCGCTTGCCCGTCCGCACCTTCCCGCTCCCCCCAGCCACCGACGCTGA
- a CDS encoding T9SS type A sorting domain-containing protein, with protein MMKHPATHFLLPILAAFVGTIAATAQTIDSVGTSTLSNVEFSVTNNGVIAYNPSTRTRNFTAPRGSKSQYLFGGGLWFGAQRTIGDTTQQLLFSTYNPVTNRSAATPGDAFANDTAAPPIVYHSTEYDRWSGQPLAGGNRPNWPLWLVPTQASATPLYPGVFEPANNKRAMGDYSYPAFVELADEQFTVRYHDRDLSRYEITPAAATERGYPIGLQVQQNVYAWKSGPLRNGVIVQYAITNISGQTLSECVVAQISDPDIGQRRGDDHAIFYARDLSLRACYAWSDPEPDGKLGALAMALIEAPTIQPGSPIDTASRLSYRTLGRVGCFAAWRRSDSIPYPITDLDRAALLRKQSFEPDTTAGDQVVLLGSQPFTMKPGDVAHFAVAYMVLDSVPSQTTTCGGNGTAAAGVVPELEELVREAEEVYYQKPSVVTSAAERAAVTSATMRVFPNPTTGAAAVQFSLDRPSAIMLQIFSSFGERVAKQELPMLPAGLRTLPLPELPAGTYLLEVSSNGQRRVQLFIVE; from the coding sequence ATGATGAAGCACCCAGCAACCCACTTCCTTCTCCCTATCCTTGCTGCGTTTGTTGGCACGATTGCAGCAACAGCCCAAACCATTGACTCGGTGGGAACCAGCACCCTCAGCAATGTTGAGTTCTCCGTGACAAACAACGGAGTCATCGCCTACAACCCTTCCACACGAACAAGAAACTTCACCGCGCCACGCGGAAGCAAATCCCAATATCTGTTTGGCGGTGGGCTGTGGTTTGGGGCGCAACGCACCATTGGCGACACCACCCAGCAGTTGCTGTTTTCCACCTACAACCCTGTCACCAACCGAAGCGCGGCAACCCCCGGCGATGCTTTTGCCAACGACACCGCCGCCCCCCCCATCGTCTATCACTCCACCGAGTACGATCGCTGGAGCGGGCAACCTTTAGCCGGCGGCAACCGCCCAAACTGGCCCTTGTGGCTGGTCCCCACCCAAGCCTCTGCCACACCCCTGTATCCTGGTGTTTTCGAGCCAGCGAACAACAAGCGGGCAATGGGGGATTACAGCTATCCTGCGTTTGTTGAGCTTGCCGACGAGCAGTTCACCGTTCGCTACCACGACCGCGATCTTTCACGCTACGAGATCACCCCCGCCGCCGCAACCGAGCGCGGATATCCAATCGGGTTGCAGGTTCAGCAGAACGTCTATGCTTGGAAAAGTGGGCCGCTCAGGAATGGAGTGATTGTTCAATATGCCATCACCAACATCAGCGGCCAGACGCTTTCGGAGTGTGTCGTTGCGCAGATTTCGGACCCGGACATTGGCCAACGCCGTGGCGACGACCATGCCATTTTTTACGCACGCGATCTTTCGCTCCGCGCCTGCTACGCCTGGAGCGATCCCGAGCCTGACGGGAAACTGGGCGCGCTGGCAATGGCACTGATAGAAGCACCAACAATCCAACCCGGCTCCCCGATTGACACCGCCAGCCGCCTTAGCTACCGCACGCTGGGAAGGGTCGGCTGCTTTGCTGCATGGCGGCGGTCCGACTCCATCCCCTACCCCATCACCGACCTAGATCGTGCGGCCTTGTTGCGGAAACAATCCTTTGAACCCGACACCACTGCCGGCGATCAAGTGGTGCTGCTTGGCTCGCAACCTTTCACGATGAAGCCGGGCGATGTTGCCCATTTTGCCGTAGCCTACATGGTGCTGGATAGCGTGCCAAGCCAAACCACCACCTGTGGTGGAAATGGGACCGCAGCCGCAGGCGTTGTGCCGGAGTTAGAAGAGCTTGTGCGGGAAGCCGAGGAGGTCTATTACCAGAAACCATCCGTGGTGACCTCAGCAGCCGAGCGGGCGGCGGTAACTTCCGCAACGATGCGGGTGTTCCCGAACCCAACAACTGGCGCAGCAGCGGTGCAGTTTTCGCTTGATAGGCCATCGGCGATCATGCTCCAAATTTTCAGCAGCTTCGGGGAACGTGTGGCGAAGCAGGAACTTCCGATGCTCCCCGCCGGGCTTCGCACGCTGCCGTTGCCGGAGCTTCCCGCCGGAACGTACCTTCTTGAGGTTTCTTCCAACGGCCAACGCCGCGTGCAGTTGTTCATCGTAGAATAA
- a CDS encoding glycosyltransferase family 4 protein, producing the protein MNTPLRIALVHAADARSVRTWSGTAYFSKQAFQQYVGDVVDLTPAPFSVTPYKVAGQVIKTLAGRRYDYAQDRPFAQRLGKHFSQILTQGKYDLVFSPAGSATLAYLQTDVPIIYYSDATWRVLHDYYYCYTNVLPRMAKAADLFDRLSIERASLALFSSDWAARSAVHDYQADPSKVHTVFIGANLMDPPTRAQALQREASDRIHLLMVGVSWENKGGAIALQTLQALLSRGKDAWLTVVGCKAPEGVEHPRMRVIPFLNKQIPAEQERFQALWREATVFILPTRFEAAGIVFCEAGAYGLPVVATATGGVGSLVKEGVNGYTLSPESGGEEYAKKILEITSDAGAYRQLCHSSREEYEKRLNWDVWGARVAEIIETQLPQFRGRTKWSMLQKK; encoded by the coding sequence ATGAATACTCCGCTGCGCATTGCATTGGTTCATGCTGCGGATGCTCGTAGCGTCCGCACATGGTCCGGAACGGCATACTTTTCTAAGCAAGCCTTCCAACAATATGTGGGGGATGTGGTGGATCTTACCCCCGCCCCATTTAGTGTCACTCCATACAAGGTGGCAGGGCAGGTAATCAAAACGCTGGCAGGGCGCAGATATGATTACGCTCAGGATCGCCCATTTGCCCAGCGATTAGGGAAACATTTCTCCCAGATATTGACCCAGGGGAAGTATGACCTTGTGTTCTCCCCGGCTGGGTCCGCAACCTTAGCCTACCTGCAAACGGATGTCCCCATCATCTACTACAGCGATGCCACATGGCGCGTGCTGCATGACTACTATTACTGCTACACCAACGTGCTACCACGGATGGCCAAAGCTGCTGACCTGTTTGACCGACTATCAATCGAACGCGCATCGCTGGCCCTGTTCAGTTCCGATTGGGCGGCGCGGTCGGCAGTGCACGATTATCAGGCCGATCCATCGAAGGTCCACACCGTTTTTATCGGCGCAAACTTGATGGACCCGCCAACCCGCGCCCAGGCACTTCAGCGCGAAGCAAGCGATCGTATCCACCTGCTGATGGTCGGGGTCTCGTGGGAAAACAAGGGGGGAGCAATCGCCCTGCAGACGTTGCAGGCATTGCTGAGCCGGGGAAAAGATGCGTGGCTGACCGTGGTTGGCTGCAAGGCTCCGGAAGGAGTGGAGCATCCAAGAATGCGGGTGATCCCATTCCTGAACAAGCAGATCCCTGCCGAGCAAGAGCGGTTCCAGGCCCTTTGGCGGGAAGCAACGGTGTTCATCCTTCCAACACGGTTCGAAGCTGCGGGGATTGTCTTCTGCGAGGCCGGGGCCTACGGCCTTCCGGTGGTGGCAACCGCAACCGGCGGGGTCGGCTCGCTGGTGAAAGAAGGGGTTAATGGATACACGCTATCGCCGGAAAGCGGAGGGGAGGAATATGCCAAGAAGATTTTGGAAATTACCAGCGATGCCGGGGCCTACCGGCAGCTGTGCCACAGCAGCCGCGAGGAGTATGAGAAGCGATTGAACTGGGATGTGTGGGGCGCTCGCGTGGCCGAAATCATCGAAACCCAGCTGCCGCAGTTTCGGGGAAGAACCAAATGGAGCATGCTCCAAAAAAAATAG
- a CDS encoding glutamate--tRNA ligase produces the protein MVRVRFAPSPTGLLHVGGLRSALYNYLFARHHGGKCILRIEDTDQTRYVEGAEQNIIEMFRWAGIQFDEGPHVGGEFGPYRQSERTELYRHHAQLLIERGTAYYAFDTSEDIERMRERQQKAGIAPKYDRASMRNQFTLGPEETQRLLAEGAEHTIRLFVPLTGETRTTDIVRGESVFANRTIDDQILLKSDGFPTYHLANIVDDHLMGITHVIRGEEWLPSLPKHVILYDAFGWEKPQFAHLPLLLSRDRKKLSKRDGDVAVQDYQEKGYLPEALVNFVALLGWNPTADREIFTMEEMIAMFDLEKVNKAGAIFDVDKLNWMNGMYLRQLPSERLTDELMPLLQQAGINGAEREYAAAVMNLVKERINFVSDLPEFADYMFGPVKNFDEEYAAKHWKPETTGQISEIANRLDGLSDADWNTAGIEAVIRAYAEELGLSAGKLIHPLRYAITGKRVGAGMFETMEVLGKTESLQRLRTQAAAR, from the coding sequence ATGGTTCGCGTTCGCTTTGCTCCGTCGCCAACTGGGCTGCTGCACGTTGGCGGCCTTCGGTCCGCGTTGTACAATTACTTGTTTGCCCGCCACCACGGCGGAAAGTGCATTCTGCGCATCGAGGATACCGACCAAACACGCTACGTTGAAGGGGCCGAACAAAATATCATCGAGATGTTCCGTTGGGCTGGCATTCAGTTCGATGAAGGGCCGCACGTGGGGGGGGAGTTCGGACCGTATCGCCAATCGGAACGGACCGAGCTGTACCGCCACCACGCCCAATTGCTGATTGAACGGGGCACCGCCTACTACGCCTTCGATACATCGGAGGATATCGAGCGGATGCGCGAACGCCAGCAAAAGGCGGGCATTGCCCCGAAGTACGACCGTGCTTCGATGCGGAACCAGTTCACGCTGGGACCGGAGGAGACCCAGCGACTGCTTGCCGAAGGTGCCGAACACACCATCCGCCTGTTCGTTCCGCTAACCGGCGAAACCCGCACCACCGACATCGTCCGCGGCGAAAGCGTCTTTGCCAACCGCACGATTGATGACCAGATTTTGCTGAAGTCCGACGGCTTCCCAACCTACCACCTGGCCAACATCGTGGATGACCACTTGATGGGCATCACCCACGTGATCCGGGGGGAAGAATGGCTGCCGTCGTTGCCAAAACACGTGATCCTGTATGATGCCTTCGGTTGGGAGAAACCGCAGTTTGCCCACTTGCCACTGCTGCTTAGCCGCGACCGGAAAAAACTCTCGAAACGGGATGGCGACGTTGCGGTCCAGGACTACCAGGAAAAAGGATACCTGCCGGAAGCATTGGTGAACTTCGTGGCACTGCTTGGATGGAACCCAACTGCCGACCGCGAAATCTTCACGATGGAGGAGATGATCGCCATGTTCGATCTGGAAAAGGTCAACAAAGCCGGGGCGATTTTCGATGTTGACAAGCTGAACTGGATGAACGGAATGTACCTGCGCCAGCTCCCCTCCGAACGCCTGACCGATGAGCTGATGCCACTGCTTCAGCAAGCCGGAATCAATGGTGCCGAACGCGAGTACGCCGCTGCGGTGATGAACTTGGTGAAAGAACGGATCAACTTCGTGAGCGACCTGCCGGAGTTTGCCGACTACATGTTCGGCCCGGTGAAAAACTTCGACGAGGAGTACGCCGCCAAGCATTGGAAACCGGAAACCACCGGGCAGATTTCCGAGATCGCAAACCGGCTGGATGGCCTAAGCGATGCCGACTGGAACACCGCAGGGATTGAAGCAGTGATCCGCGCCTACGCCGAAGAGCTTGGGCTTTCGGCAGGGAAGCTGATCCACCCGCTTCGCTACGCCATTACCGGCAAACGCGTTGGGGCGGGAATGTTCGAGACGATGGAGGTCCTGGGGAAAACGGAATCGCTGCAACGCCTGCGCACGCAAGCTGCGGCGCGGTAG
- a CDS encoding NAD(P)H-dependent oxidoreductase: MTILAFAASLRRESFNKKLLHLAVEIARDAGATVDLADFHEFDMPLFNGDVEAKQGLPPGAQELVRRITAADGIMIAAPEYNYSISGALKNAIDWASRAKPTPFRGRHGLVMSASTSVVGGIRGLWQLRIPLEGNGLMLYPDMYALASAQKAFDEQGRLTDPPHVTRLETTVRGYVNMAQKLSAGPQP, from the coding sequence ATGACCATCCTTGCATTTGCTGCATCGCTGCGGCGGGAATCGTTCAACAAAAAGCTGCTGCACCTTGCCGTGGAAATCGCCCGCGACGCAGGCGCGACGGTGGACCTTGCCGATTTCCATGAGTTCGATATGCCACTGTTCAACGGCGATGTGGAAGCCAAGCAGGGACTTCCGCCGGGGGCGCAAGAATTGGTGCGGCGCATCACCGCTGCCGATGGGATAATGATTGCCGCGCCGGAGTACAATTACTCCATCTCGGGCGCGCTGAAGAACGCAATTGATTGGGCCTCCCGCGCCAAGCCCACCCCATTCCGCGGGCGGCATGGGCTGGTGATGTCGGCCTCCACTTCTGTGGTTGGCGGCATTCGCGGGTTGTGGCAATTGCGGATTCCGTTGGAAGGGAACGGGCTGATGCTCTATCCCGACATGTACGCGTTGGCATCGGCCCAGAAAGCCTTCGATGAGCAAGGAAGGCTGACCGATCCCCCCCACGTCACGCGGCTGGAGACGACCGTCCGGGGCTACGTGAACATGGCGCAGAAGCTATCGGCTGGACCGCAGCCATAG
- a CDS encoding pirin family protein, with translation MIILRPHNQRGHADHGWLNTYHTFSFANYYDPQQMGFRVLRVINEDRVQPGEGFGTHGHRDMEIITYVIEGGLEHRDSMGNNSVIRPGEVQRMSAGRGVTHSEYNASSTEPVHFLQIWLLPERAGGDPGYAQKMFSIKERTNRLAPIVTRDGNDGSVSIQQNVALYSAILEEGAQVAHALSAGRYAYAQVVRGDVELNGIAMTAGDGAAISEESAVKLRAISPAEILLFDLP, from the coding sequence ATGATTATTCTTCGGCCACACAACCAGCGGGGCCATGCCGACCACGGCTGGCTGAACACATATCACACGTTCTCGTTTGCCAACTACTACGATCCCCAGCAGATGGGCTTCCGTGTGCTGCGGGTGATAAACGAGGACCGCGTGCAACCAGGGGAAGGATTCGGAACCCACGGGCATCGCGACATGGAGATTATCACCTACGTGATTGAAGGGGGGCTGGAACACCGCGACAGCATGGGGAACAACTCCGTGATCCGCCCGGGCGAGGTTCAACGGATGAGTGCCGGGCGGGGCGTCACCCACAGCGAGTACAACGCTTCCAGCACCGAACCCGTTCACTTCCTGCAAATCTGGTTGCTGCCGGAACGCGCCGGTGGGGACCCCGGATATGCCCAGAAGATGTTCAGCATCAAGGAACGGACCAACCGCCTTGCCCCAATCGTCACCCGCGATGGGAACGACGGATCGGTAAGTATCCAACAAAACGTGGCTCTCTACTCGGCCATTCTGGAAGAAGGAGCGCAGGTTGCCCATGCCCTATCAGCCGGGCGGTACGCGTATGCCCAGGTTGTTCGGGGTGATGTTGAGCTGAACGGAATCGCCATGACGGCCGGCGATGGCGCGGCCATTAGCGAGGAGTCCGCCGTGAAGCTGCGCGCAATCTCCCCAGCGGAAATCCTCCTGTTCGATCTTCCCTAA
- a CDS encoding pirin family protein, protein MNTNRTVAAVAPARTFDMGGIPIRQPLPSQELEYLDPFILLHHGVMDVSPNMDLRHAGVGPHPHRGFAPVTFLFEGGLRHRDSRGNDSTVHAGGTQWMNAGMGVIHSERPVEHFNELIQLWVNIPAAHKMDQPSYYPLTKADTPSATNDDGTVRFNVIAGEMLGLTGPIPTLSPVNAVTIQAEEGGSIFFPIPESHNAFLYLLSGSIQIEGFGRVIEKNLVAFNNNGSGIAFTSLEPTRALLMTGEPLNEEIVTHGPFVMNDQTQILEAFRDYKMGRMGVLVE, encoded by the coding sequence ATGAACACGAACCGAACCGTAGCAGCCGTTGCCCCCGCACGCACATTCGACATGGGGGGAATTCCCATTCGCCAGCCGTTGCCATCGCAGGAGCTGGAATACCTTGACCCCTTTATCCTGCTCCATCATGGCGTGATGGACGTTTCCCCGAACATGGACCTGCGCCATGCCGGCGTGGGGCCGCACCCGCATCGTGGTTTTGCGCCGGTGACGTTCCTGTTTGAAGGGGGCCTGCGCCACCGCGACAGCCGTGGGAACGACAGCACCGTCCATGCCGGCGGAACCCAGTGGATGAACGCAGGGATGGGGGTGATCCACAGCGAACGCCCGGTGGAACATTTCAACGAGCTGATCCAGCTTTGGGTGAATATCCCCGCCGCCCACAAGATGGACCAACCCAGCTACTATCCATTAACCAAAGCCGACACGCCATCGGCCACTAACGATGATGGGACCGTGCGGTTCAACGTCATCGCTGGGGAGATGCTGGGGCTGACCGGGCCGATCCCAACGCTCAGCCCGGTGAACGCCGTCACCATCCAAGCGGAAGAAGGTGGCAGCATATTTTTCCCGATTCCTGAATCGCACAATGCCTTCCTGTACCTGCTAAGCGGCAGCATCCAGATTGAAGGTTTCGGGAGGGTGATTGAAAAGAACCTGGTGGCGTTCAACAACAACGGCAGCGGCATTGCCTTCACTTCCCTTGAACCAACCCGCGCACTGCTGATGACCGGCGAACCACTCAACGAGGAGATCGTCACCCACGGCCCCTTTGTGATGAACGACCAGACCCAAATCTTGGAGGCGTTCAGGGATTACAAAATGGGGAGGATGGGGGTGTTGGTGGAGTAA
- a CDS encoding NmrA/HSCARG family protein — protein MSDKTILVFGATGQQGGAVARHLLRHGWNVRAVTRNPEGEAAQALRDAGAEIVQANLDDPATLASAMEGVHGVFSVQNTWTDGVEGEIRQGKAVADAAKAAGVQHFLYTSVGGAERNTGIPHFESKWEVEQHIRLLQLPATVIRPVFFFDNLNVMAQPAEEGTGKVLPMGMHPERPLQMIAVDDIGAFAAVAFNNPEEYIGREIELAGDEITIPQLAQKYAAITGEPLHFVPLTVDQVKAYNEDMGAMFEWFNSSGYTAKIEDLRKVHPELKDAESWLRSR, from the coding sequence ATGTCCGATAAAACAATTCTCGTTTTTGGCGCAACTGGCCAACAGGGTGGGGCTGTGGCACGCCACCTACTACGCCACGGGTGGAACGTCCGTGCAGTAACCCGTAACCCAGAAGGGGAAGCCGCGCAAGCACTGCGCGATGCCGGTGCCGAAATTGTTCAGGCCAACCTTGATGACCCCGCCACGCTTGCCAGCGCAATGGAAGGAGTCCACGGGGTTTTCAGCGTGCAGAACACATGGACCGATGGAGTGGAAGGAGAAATCCGGCAGGGAAAAGCCGTGGCCGATGCCGCCAAAGCCGCTGGCGTGCAGCACTTCCTGTACACTTCGGTCGGGGGGGCCGAGCGGAACACCGGTATCCCACACTTTGAAAGTAAGTGGGAGGTTGAGCAGCATATCCGCTTGCTGCAACTGCCGGCCACGGTTATTCGCCCGGTGTTTTTCTTTGATAACCTGAACGTCATGGCGCAGCCCGCCGAAGAAGGGACGGGAAAGGTCCTGCCGATGGGAATGCACCCGGAACGCCCGTTGCAGATGATTGCCGTGGACGACATCGGCGCGTTTGCGGCGGTGGCCTTCAACAACCCCGAAGAGTACATTGGGCGCGAGATAGAGCTGGCCGGCGACGAGATCACGATCCCACAGCTTGCCCAGAAATACGCCGCCATCACCGGCGAGCCGCTCCACTTCGTCCCCCTAACCGTTGACCAAGTGAAAGCCTACAACGAAGACATGGGAGCCATGTTCGAGTGGTTCAACAGCAGCGGCTATACGGCCAAGATCGAAGACCTGCGCAAGGTTCATCCTGAATTGAAGGATGCTGAATCTTGGCTTCGCTCACGATAG